The nucleotide sequence AAACCTATAGTGAAACAACTTTATATCTTGACAGgcttacatttattataatagataatacatattttttaaatattttgtaaacactTTAAGATATTTTCCTTGACATTCggctttaaaactttaataatctcatttttaattattaatctcAGACATATAAAGAGACAAGACATCTTTTTAGAGATTTCacaaattttattacaaaaatactgCTCAGGACAGACAAATGCTTTACCAAGCTAACATGGTAAAAAAAGCTTTGGCCTACTTCTTCCTTCTTCCTCTGAAGCCTCTGACTGAGCCTTGACCGAAACAAATGGATGATGGAACTCTGGAGGAAAGATAATAATCAACACAAATAGTTCTGATCACTGAGTCCACAGGGTAACGAAGCATAATCAAGCATTTATATAAATCCATGACCATGAATCTACCCACTTGTATGAGTATCTTGGCTTTAGATTAGCTGTCTGCATTGGTTTTGTTTCTACAGTCTTCACGCTTTCTGGCTCTGGGGTCAAGGAGAAGTCCATCGACTCGCTTTCTTGTTGAACAGTTGCTGTTTCAGAAACTTCCATATGTGCATCTTTCTGCTGTTGGGTCTTTTTTTCTCGTATTCTGTTGATTTGCATGAGAttatgattgaaaaaaaaactctaaagtgatttaaaaaagcCGAAATGTAATTCTACAAGGCTCTTTaggtgaaaaattaaaatgaatggataaaatttatataatctAAAACTGTCCACAATTTACATTAGTGTTAATATCAAACCTGCCGCTCTTCTTTGCTTTGTCAAATCTGAAGTCTGCTGGATAGCTATGTGTTCTGATAAGATGATCTTTCCTCTCTTTGCttgttttgaattttagtcCACATCCCTCAACCAAGCACTCATACTGAAAATCAATATTAATACACAATCagcaaaaacacagtttttataaaaaaaaaaaaaaaaagtcaaagctgaaaaaatgaagaaaaaattgCTGGTTTAAACATGGATTATATGAGAACCTGTATTCATATATTCTTTTACAACTGGTATTTCTGTGCCTTTAAAATCAGTGTTTCAATGTTTCAAGCCACTGAAACACGCACTGCATTTAACACAACTTGCTGTTGAAACCAGCAGGTGGCACCATATCGCtacttaaaatcatttaataactATACATTTGCACAGAAGAGTATAGATTAACCAACTGAGATCAAACTGATTTTAAGTGGTATTCTCAGTGAGAGAGCAAtataaaagcaccaaaagtATATGTGGTTAGTATGCACTacgaaaaactgtttttgttgtattgtcCAATAGTTTTTACAGCCGCTGTTCTGGCATGCATATACCCAAAGAATTCATATAATACTGCCTGCAGCGACACTCATATCCTTATCAACTTAATCAAACTGTggtaaatgaaactaaatctaGTATGCATATAGCAGAACTTGAAATGACCACACAACTTCACACAACAACATATGCATCACCCACTACACAATAATATTaccatgcattgtttttccgCCATGACCTGGAAGAGAGAGTCATGCCACTCCAAGATGTGTATCTCCAGCAGTCGGTTTGATGGAAAAGAGCATTTGCAGTTGGAACATACATTTCGATGTAATGAATTGTAGTGGTGTTCATACCCTTCCAGTGTGTCAAATAACTGCCTGCATCCCGCAATGTGACATCTGAACTCAGAGATACTGGGAAGAGGTTTGAGATATTAGTGGCACATTGGTATCAAGTCAAGAGGATGTTGCCCAAATGTTTCACCACTCATCCAAGTGACATCATCACTCATCAGTAAACTTAAGGTGGAGATTCCCAAGTAAACCTGACCTCATCAGatacaatgacatattactcaataatattactaaaatgtaCGCATATAATACATGGAGTAATCTATCAAGTTACATAATGAAACACATCCagctgattaaaataaatagctagttagttttaaaatctttaacaCATACAAAAAAGACTAATGTTCTCAACTGGATCTGTTCATTTATCTTAGGATCATGAATAATTAGTTAATTCATAATTTGCCTAATTACATAGCAATAGTCATGTTGAAACGACATTACTCACGTCGGAGGATGTTCATCATCTGCAATAGCCGTCACGACGTCCTGTAGGTACATGTGCCTGTGTATGTCGCCATCCTGTCGAATTACACATTAAGAAATCGGGATATTGGTAAATGTCCCATCAGCATGTCATTAGAGTCATGTAGTTTCTAACTTCGTCACTCTTAAGTAACACATTGAAAGATAAACAGGCAATTGCTACTATATTAGCAGAGCGAAGGCACATTTCTGAAGTGCAATAAACCTTTCTGTCGATCCATTCGAACAATACACACCTCAAAATATTCATCTTCTACAGCAAATCGAAGTCGTTGAGGTCTGAATCCAAAGGGTGAAACAGCATTTTCATCCCCACTTTCTTTTTGTTGTAAACCATGCCGCTCTGATTCCCTACTTTCAATTACTGGTATCTTTTCTGCAAGAATCTTTGGTGCTACAGACCCCAACAGTTCAGTCAATTCAGCTTGCAACATTATATTCACGTTGTAGCATTCTGTCAACATACTCCATGTACAACCCGCCTTGCGATTCcgtgtcaaaataaaagccctCAAACTAAAAGCCACTTGAGGGCACGCAAGCTGCATGAGAagcttgtcattttattttgatgcaaaCGAAGTTTGATATAATGAAAAAGGGTGTTTGTTTTACAGCCCGTTATATAAGTCTGATAGCCAGTGCTTACACTACCTGTATTTCTAAGCGGAAGAAAAGAAACTAAAAGCAAAACGGTGCACCTGCAGAATATAACCACAGGATGTCAGCAGAGTCATTGAAAATATGCTTTTCATCATCCATCCAATTTCCAAACCTCTTGTCCTACAGTAGcacatattaataatttatatcttaatatattGGCTAAAGTATATTTAATCGTTTCATTACTACTGGTTCATGTCCTTggcaatatattaataattgttttttttttttttaatattccttTTTTCTAATCAAAATAGGCctaatttttatttgcaatgttattttaaatggcaatcatatttcgttttttttttcctgagtcctcaattttatttctgtcacatCTTTTGTCATATATCCCTTTTGTAATAACGAACAAAACCCAGTTCCTTAATGCCGTCATCTTCCAGGAGATTACATCATTTTTGTTGGGAAATCAGCACAAGAATAGGGGTAAGATGAGGCTATTCCGTTTGAATGTGTTGCTATTTTAATCTTCGATTAAAATGAGTTTAttacgattaatcacatccaaaataaaggtttttgtgtacatttataatgtatatataaatacacacacatgcatgtttatatttaggaaaaatatatgtttgtatgttaaatatatttctatataatataaattatatgaatataaatatatacatgtaaatattttccaaatatatactgtatgtgtgtgtctttatatatacataatgaatatacacagtacacacacatattacttataaactttttttgatttgattaatcgcaattaatcatggCAAGGCactaaagaaattaaatatttatatattcatataggcTAGGCCTACCAGTATGTAAGGCATAGAATaaatttagctttcagatgaatatCTTACTGGGATTGTGCCTTAGTCTGTCATTGGTTATTCAATTATTCAACTTAAttgttctttttatattttcatattaatgtCACTTTAAGACGTCTgtgataataaaaattaaagtggTTTATACATTTAGCAAAAGTTTAGCCTAAAGGCTTCTTGTCTCGGGCAGCGTGCCATCTTCCTCTGGCAGTGAGCctctataaataattttacttcttttttatGGCACCCTTATAATTCCCGTTAATACAACAGTGGCTGATGCATCATCCTGTACATGCAAAACATTCTAAATATGTTAGTTTAAAATTAGTAAATGCACGCTATTCGTAGAGGAGCATCTCACCCCACCCTATACTACTATTAGTGGATTCAATGCGGTTTTGTGGtaataattttaacagaaaTACATACACAAGCATATTCACTTCAGAGAGTTGAAAAGATAGTTAAGCCACCAAATCGAAGGACTCGAAGTACATTCCTTTCAGTTAGGCTGCCATACTAGCCTACACAATACAGCCTATAAATcgtttaacaacaaaaaaacagtttgttctATTGTTGTGTAACGAAAAAATAACGTTAATGACACATTTGCAGGGCCGTTACTCAATAGTGACCAGTTTGCTGTTACCGGATAAGGAGGTCGTAGTCTCTTCATGCTAATTTACCGGATAACCGAGGCGGAGCTTTAACTTTCAAGTAGCCGAGTTCCCACAGCAGCCCACGAGTCCCGGCGCGAGTCCACAGGACAGTGAACCATGCGATACACTGGATTATTTATATCACTGCTTTCTTTTGTTTATACATGGGGTGAGCGAGCAGCATTATGAGGATTCTTTTACAGCGCGAATCATGTCGCAATGCctgatgtgtttttaatttactgaTTAAACATACTGATGAGTTGTTTATTCACTGTTGCTTTAGAGAATCTTGAGGCAGCGAATTCAGCTTTACCTCATGTGATGCGCTATGATGTGGTCCGACCTCAGGCACTGAAAGGGCGAGCGAGGAGGAGCGCCTCTTCTCTCAAggtctctttctttttcagacTAGTTTTGTAAACTGAAATATCATTGACATCTCTTGGGATGCTTGATTTGACTTTTATTCATGCATGCTTGCTTTTACCCCTTTAGACGTATCCTGAACAACTTGAATATGATTTGGCGGTAGATGGGAGGAATTTAACAGtttctttgcacaaaaataGGTGAGAATGTGTGACTGTATAGACATGTATAACAACTTATGCTCTAAACAGTAGGCCTTGTATTCATACAAAgcctaaatttctttttttctttctttttaacagGGAGCTTTTAGGAAAAAATTACACCCTCTCATATTACACCAAAGATGGGATTTCAGAAACAGAGTCTTCAGACAATATTGTatgtttaaacagtaaaatagcTCATTTCTGTCTGACATAGTATGTGAATGTTGCTGCTTAACTGTATATTCTGTTTTTGACTTAAGGATCACTGCTACTATCAGGGACACGTCCATAATTTTGAAGACTCTTCAGTCAGTGTTGGACTTTGCTCTGGCATGGAgtaagaaaaatttaaattttaaactaaatttgttAACTATAGATGTTGATTGAATTTTAAAAGCATATATCTTTAAAAGCATTCTGTCAATGATTACCCTCGCATGGATAAATGACCAAAACAAGTCCAACATCAAAGCAAAAAAGAAATCCGTACTTGCATATGTgtcaaaaattgtatttatttaccagTAAATTAATCCATTTTTGATGCATTTGCAAGTATGAATAGTGTGTggaatttattcttttttgctttgattaaaatatatatcacaatGTATTAACTATACCCCGAGTCCACTTTGTGTACagtaaaaaagatatttcagtTGCATATCTTGGATTGTGCTTGTaataagttgctttggataatgTGTCTACTAAGGACCACTAAATGTGtacagttaaaaaatatattttctatgcTTCTCCCTCTAAAATATTGCATCTTCTTCATCCTCTAGAGGGTTTCTGAGgatcaaaaatcaagtttacTTGATTGAGCCCCTAGAAGAGTCGTTGGATGGTGACCATGCTATATATAAGCAAGAGCATTTAAGGACCAAGCAAGGGGCCTTTGGATACATTAATGACACAGTCTATAACATTGGTCCGAAGTCTAGTGGGCTGTATAAAGGCAAATATGTGGTAATCATATTCTAatgatttaattcatttcacatttatttgtatagtgcttttaAAGATACATATTGTTTTAGTGCAGCTTGAGATGCATGTTTCTATAATGAAAAGTGATTTGTTATCAAAGTCATGTATGGCATTTAAATAATGACATGTATTCAAGAAAGTAATCATCTCTTGTGGAATTTAAGCTTATTATATGAGAAATATTGTGTTGGTTTCCAACATAGAAAATAAACCTGTACTTGATTCTTATTCATTATTAAGCAGCATGTTTAATTTGAATCTCAACATcttatttataatgtgtttacCGTGAACAGTTTAATGATAATAACTTTATTTCAAttgctcttcagaaaaacacCGGAGGAGGACAGCAGACTGTTGAGATGGTTTTGGTTGTTGATAATACGGAGGTATGAATTTggtttaattgaaaaaaaaaaaatcgtaataTAATActgatgttttgtgtttatattgttaaaatataccTATACATTATTCTTCAGTACAACAAGTTTGTAAGTTTTAAGAAGATTGAAGAAAGAATGTTGTTGGTCGCAAATCATGTAGACAAGGTATCATACCACTTCCTTCTTACATTATTTAATAGGTTATGCATTGTGaatactgtatgattttcagaATAATGGTAATAGACTTTTTGCTTCTTCACATTTTAGCTTTACCGGTCTTTAAACATACGTGTCAGGTTGGTTGGACTTGAGATTTGGTCTCAAAGAGACTTAATTGATGTCAGCAATATACCAAATCTTACTCTGGAACGATTTTTACAATGGCGTCAGAACAGCCTGCTCAAGAGGAAGAAGCATGACAATGCCCATTTTGTTACGTGAGTCACCGACTGCTCATCTTAATCCGTTTCTGACACATTTTTACTCACACCAAACACTTCTCTTTAAAATGTGTCttaccacaaaaatattctttaacGCCTCAAGTTCTTTTTGTTAAACAGGGGTGTAGATTTTGAAGGGTCAACGGTTGGGTTGGCTACAATGTATGCTATGTGCTCTCCATCCTCTGGTGCTGTGAATGAGGTATAGTTATGAGCACGTtcgtatatataaattaatagatTAAGAAATGATACTTTCCTGTTTATCCTGGTGAACAGTATTATTGACATAAGATGTTTTTTCCTTACAAAGGACCATAATAAAAATCCAATTGCTGTGGCTTCTACAATTACCCATGAAATGGGACATAATCTGGGTATGTCACATGACGATTCAAGCTGTGGATGCTCCTCAGACAAGGGCTGCGTTATGTCAGACACCATTGGGTGAGGCTAACTGAAAATACATTTGCTTAGAATACATTTATGCAGTGGCACAAGAGCCATTGTGTTGCTGTTTAACTCTTTCACAGACCATAATTTTCTGACACACTTTTCCAACAGGTATGTTTACCCTGATTCCTTCAGCACTTGCAGTCAGGCAGCTTTAAAGGCGTTTTTGCAGAGTTATGATACCAGCTGTCTACTAGACGTGCCAAATGAGAGTGAACTATATGGAGGTCCAGTTTGTGGAAATGCTTTTGTTGAAAAAGGCGAGGAGTGTGACTGCGGAACTGTTGAGGTATGTGACATGTTGGTTTACAAAATTTCCCAGTTGACGCAACTTTCGTTTCTGAGTTAAAGTAtgactaaaatatatttgtttatttgactatatatatatatacacattattattCAAAGGTTTGAGGTCAGTgagaatacagtaaaaactgaaataactcttactttaattcatttttctgtttttatttattcatgtatttgtttgtttgtataaatgtaatttattcctgtgaaggcaaagctgaattttcagcatcattacggtcttcagtgtcacatgatcctacagaaatcattctaatatgcagatttgctgcttaagaaacatttcttcttattataaatcttgaaaaaaagttttgctgcttaatattatttttggaaaccattatacttttttcagtattctttgatgaatagatgaATAGAATTGAATTAGtcttcacttttgatcaatttaatgtgtccttgctgaataaaagtatcaatttctttaaaaaaaaaccttactgatccCATTTATAGTTTATCAAAGACAAAACATTGGTTGCAAGCCACAATACTGACCCcgaacttttaaacagtaatgtGTACTGGAAAAACATTCTTGATTTTTTTGGAcctcaaacatttttgaattttaggaATGTAACAATCCCTGCTGCAATGCCACCACCTGTCGACTGACCGAAGGTGCCGTTTGCGCACATGGGGAGTGCTGCCACAATTGCCAGGTATGAGCTAAGCTGCCCACCAATCTCCACAGGAAGACCATACTAAAATTTTGGcctgaaaatacatttaaaagtagagtatTGCCATAATCTGTTTTGTTAATCCTCCCTTGTAGTTGAAACATTCAAGTAGCCTGTGCAGAAAGAGTGCTCACGACTGTGATTTGGACGAGTACTGTACAGGAATATCAGCCTTTTGTCCAGAGGATGAATATAAGATGAATGGACACCCTTGCAATTATAATCAGGGCTACTGTTATAATGGACAATGTCCAACACATAAAGAACACTGCAAGAAGCTGTGGGGAGCAGGTACTATTCTCACTGAGACAGACATTTTAACACAAAAGCTTTACAGAAGATAGAAGTTCAAATAGAAGtttaggaaaataaaaaaattaatattttaatatcaatatcTTGTACATGTTTAGATGCTAAAGTGGATACTGACATCTGCTTTGATTATAATGTTCGTGACAGAACCTCGAAGAGTGCTGAGTAAGTGTGACTTTACTTTTCTTTGATGGCTTAAgactaaaaatattattttatacactgCTTTCTAATTACACAATGGTATTCTGAATCCTGCAGGCACATGATGTGTGGGAAGATATACTGTTATGGTGGGAATCCTTTCCCCATAACCAACAGAAGATTAACAGTCACTATTGGTTCAAAAACATGCAACATGGCTGTGGATGACTCGCCCACAGGTGACTTGGCGATGGTTCCAGCAGGCACCAAATGTGGCATTAATAAGGCAagtaaataatgaatgtttattgccttacacaaaatacaaagtgtataaaacctttatttactttttttcaatcaACAGGTGTGTTACCACAACCTTTGCCAAGACATTAGTATATACGGCATTGAGAACTGCTCTGATAAATGCAACAATCGTGGGGTGAgtgatttagttttttatttccattttcctATTTcgttttttaagatattttatgtttctctctctcttttttttaaagaaaaacattattgcaTGAAATGTTGTCAttctgtaatattgtaaatgtgCTAAAACTATGCATCAGTTTCGAATTTGCATTGGAGACATAATTTAAAGCATAAACACATGTAAACATACTACTGACTTGTATTTTAAAGGTGTGTAACCATGAGAGGAAGTGTCACTGTGATCCAGGATGGGCACCACCCTATTGTGATGTTCAATTCTcagaaattaaatgtaaacCAATTACATCCTTACCATATCTGTACTGCTTGACATAATTCAATCATCGACCATACAAAACTAATTCTGTGCCATGTCAAATGTGTTCCTTTACAGCGCCTAAGCAATATGTGATCATTGGTGTGACTGCATCTGTAGTCGTTCTTGGATTGATCATTATTATCGGAGCACTGGTgtgtcacaggaaaaaaataacagaatataGAAAGAAAAGGTAGGATCTGTTATGCGACAGACAATCATGAACTATAAATTTCTGTTATCGTCTCAGTTATTGCACTATTACTAAAGGATATTCTATTCTGAAAGGTCTTTGAAGGACACACACCCTTCCTCAGGCCAGTGCAATCCAGCATTCCAACCAGGAAGTGCAAAGAACAGCCCGAGATGCACACAACCACGCATAGGTCAACCAACTTTCCTTGAGTCATCCACTACCCTGTCCTGCAAGCCTCTCTATTCTGCGGCTGTGCCCTCTAGACCAGCACCATTGGTACAGTCATTTATTTAACCTTGTAACAGACTGTTCAATTTGTGCTTAGAATAAAAGGATGAAATCATTTTAGGATGAAAGACCTAATCATTCTACCTTCTCACTATCCACAGCCTCCAAAGAATGCACCGCAAACTAGGACAGAACAGGTAGTTTATCTTCTctaaaaatgcatgtaattattgaaatctattatttatatctaaaaaagttttaatgaaCATGAAAATGTATGTCTGTATTTTATTAGATTGTACAGCCTCCTGTCCCACCTCCTGGTATTTCCAAAAACATGTATCCTGTTCAGGTGAGGCCCAAAATGtctaatatacactaccactcaaaagttcGGGATgattaagatttttgttttataagaaataaatgattttattcagcaaggatgcgttaaattgattaaaagcaTCAGTATAAAGAGATTTATGAAATTCTAAAAGCTTATTtctgctatttttaattttattcatcaaagaatcctgaaaaaaatatcacgctttctacaaaaatattaagcagcacagctgttttcaagaTGGAGagtaatgagaaatgtttcagcatattagattgatttcagAAGAATCACTAAAGACTGGCTgtggaaaattcagctttgtcaccacaggattaaattacattttcaaatatattcaaatagaaagcagttgttttaatttgtaataatatttcacattattactatttttgctgtattttttatcaaataaatgcagcctatgTTGAGTATAAGACATTTTTATAAGACAACGATAGTACATACTGTACAATTAggtataattttcattttaatattagttatgACTCTAAGCTTGATTCTGACATGAAAATGCAGTGAGACTAAAAAGCATCATGTCATTTCTTTGTCTAAATTTTGTTGCAGGCAAAACCCCTACTTCCACCAACTAAGCCACTCCCTCCATCAAGGCCGTTACCACCACTGGCATCTAAACCTGTAAGTCAATTTTTCCAAACATTTTAAGCACCCCATCCTACTGAAAGACAACATTAAAACGGTTCTTTGTTTTGCACTGATAGGTGACTAAGTCAAAACCACATCCAGTGCCTCCTGTGAAACCCACTGGGACGCAGCTAGCATTTACTCCACCTCAGgtgttgtaatgttttattgctTTGCATTTAGCACTTCACTCATAAACGACAAAAAGCACTTTAAATTAT is from Labeo rohita strain BAU-BD-2019 chromosome 13, IGBB_LRoh.1.0, whole genome shotgun sequence and encodes:
- the adam8a gene encoding disintegrin and metalloproteinase domain-containing protein 8a, producing MRYTGLFISLLSFVYTWENLEAANSALPHVMRYDVVRPQALKGRARRSASSLKTYPEQLEYDLAVDGRNLTVSLHKNRELLGKNYTLSYYTKDGISETESSDNIDHCYYQGHVHNFEDSSVSVGLCSGMEGFLRIKNQVYLIEPLEESLDGDHAIYKQEHLRTKQGAFGYINDTVYNIGPKSSGLYKGKYVKNTGGGQQTVEMVLVVDNTEYNKFVSFKKIEERMLLVANHVDKLYRSLNIRVRLVGLEIWSQRDLIDVSNIPNLTLERFLQWRQNSLLKRKKHDNAHFVTGVDFEGSTVGLATMYAMCSPSSGAVNEDHNKNPIAVASTITHEMGHNLGMSHDDSSCGCSSDKGCVMSDTIGYVYPDSFSTCSQAALKAFLQSYDTSCLLDVPNESELYGGPVCGNAFVEKGEECDCGTVEECNNPCCNATTCRLTEGAVCAHGECCHNCQLKHSSSLCRKSAHDCDLDEYCTGISAFCPEDEYKMNGHPCNYNQGYCYNGQCPTHKEHCKKLWGADAKVDTDICFDYNVRDRTSKSAEHMMCGKIYCYGGNPFPITNRRLTVTIGSKTCNMAVDDSPTGDLAMVPAGTKCGINKVCYHNLCQDISIYGIENCSDKCNNRGVCNHERKCHCDPGWAPPYCDVQFSEIKSPKQYVIIGVTASVVVLGLIIIIGALVCHRKKITEYRKKRSLKDTHPSSGQCNPAFQPGSAKNSPRCTQPRIGQPTFLESSTTLSCKPLYSAAVPSRPAPLPPKNAPQTRTEQIVQPPVPPPGISKNMYPVQAKPLLPPTKPLPPSRPLPPLASKPVTKSKPHPVPPVKPTGTQLAFTPPQVIQKVALKPPARPR
- the znf511 gene encoding zinc finger protein 511; protein product: MQLACPQVAFSLRAFILTRNRKAGCTWSMLTECYNVNIMLQAELTELLGSVAPKILAEKIPVIESRESERHGLQQKESGDENAVSPFGFRPQRLRFAVEDEYFEDGDIHRHMYLQDVVTAIADDEHPPTISEFRCHIAGCRQLFDTLEGYEHHYNSLHRNVCSNCKCSFPSNRLLEIHILEWHDSLFQVMAEKQCMYECLVEGCGLKFKTSKERKDHLIRTHSYPADFRFDKAKKSGRIREKKTQQQKDAHMEVSETATVQQESESMDFSLTPEPESVKTVETKPMQTANLKPRYSYKVPSSICFGQGSVRGFRGRRKK